A window of the Coturnix japonica isolate 7356 chromosome 12, Coturnix japonica 2.1, whole genome shotgun sequence genome harbors these coding sequences:
- the KLF15 gene encoding Krueppel-like factor 15 isoform X2: protein MVDHLVPTDESFSSTRTSLGYFRDMTAGVRSYQMLPSPLSEDDSDSSSFCSCSSPESQVLSSSYGSTSSAESQDSILDYLLSQASLGNTAASWWDKRRLQPIVKEEYFRLPEFAVDMEDSGPFQPTLEEIEEFLEENMELELKERPKSETKDLRACSQVSVASLQQKDHVLPSATLKESKNEQLNSSTEGGQASNGGASLENGIPVMLQIQPVQIKQESSTSPNSQGPAQENIKIAQLLVNIQGQTFALVPQIVQSSNLNLPSKFVRIAPVPIAAKPIGPGGMIQGQTGIIMGQKFQKNPAAELIKMHKCSFPGCTKMYTKSSHLKAHLRRHTGEKPFACTWPGCGWRFSRSDELSRHRRSHSGVKPYQCPVCEKKFARSDHLSKHVKVHRFPRSSRSVRSVN from the exons ATGGTGGATCACCTGGTGCCTACTGATGAGTCCTTTTCATCTACAAGGACTTCTCTGGGATACTTTAGGGACATGACAGCAGGGGTGAGGTCCTACCAAATGTTGCCCTCTCCTCTGTCAGAAGATGACAGCGACTCGTCcagcttttgttcttgttccAGCCCGGAATCCCAGGTACTCAGCTCCAGCTATGGAAGCACATCCAGTGCGGAGAGTCAGGACAGCATCTTAGACTACTTGCTGTCCCAGGCATCCTTGGGGAACACCGCTGCATCATGGTGGGACAAAAGGAGACTTCAGCCCATAGTGAAAGAGGAGTATTTTAGGTTGCCTGAATTCGCTGTGGATATGGAAGACTCTGGACCATTTCAGCCCACGCTTGAGGAAATCGAGgaatttctggaagaaaacatggaGCTGGAGCTCAAAGAAAGACCTAAAAGTGAGACCAAGGACTTGAGAGCTTGCAGCCAAGTTTCTGTTGCTTCACTACAGCAAAAAGACCATGTGTTACCCAGTGCTACTTTAAAAGAGAGTAAAAATGAACAGTTGAACAGCTCAACAGAAGGTGGCCAAGCTTCAAATGGAGGAGCATCCCTGGAGAATGGCATACCAGTTATGCTCCAAATTCAGCCTGTACAGATCAAACAGGAGTCCAGCACAAGCCCTAATTCCCAAGGACCAGCACAGGAGAACATTAAAATTGCACAGCTCCTAGTCAACATCCAAGGACAGACATTTGCCCTTGTGCCCCAGATAGTTCAGTCATCCAATTTGAACTTGCCCTCTAAATTTGTTCGCATTGCTCCCGTCCCCATCGCCGCCAAGCCAATTGGGCCAGGAGGCATGATCCAGGGTCAGACGGGAATCATCATGGGTCAGAAATTTCAAAAGAACCCTGCAGCAGAACTCATTAAAATGCACAAATGTTCTTTCCCTGGTTGTACCAAGATGTACACGAAAAGCAGCCATTTGAAAGCCCACCTGAGGAGGCATACAGGAGAAAAGCCTTTTGCTTGCACGTGGCCAGGTTGTGGATGGAG GTTCTCCAGGTCGGATGAGCTGTCTCGGCACCGGCGCTCCCACTCGGGGGTGAAACCCTATCAGTGTCCCGTCTGCGAGAAGAAATTTGCTCGAAGCGACCACTTGTCCAAACACGTCAAGGTGCATCGGTTCCCGCGAAGCAGCCGCTCCGTGCGCTCCGTCAACTGA
- the KLF15 gene encoding Krueppel-like factor 15 isoform X1, which translates to MQPALHGAGRETERIWPHEVKAARKAELGHALLYLHADWRRSSGSHLNLRCVVYAAGIPVRARPGMVDHLVPTDESFSSTRTSLGYFRDMTAGVRSYQMLPSPLSEDDSDSSSFCSCSSPESQVLSSSYGSTSSAESQDSILDYLLSQASLGNTAASWWDKRRLQPIVKEEYFRLPEFAVDMEDSGPFQPTLEEIEEFLEENMELELKERPKSETKDLRACSQVSVASLQQKDHVLPSATLKESKNEQLNSSTEGGQASNGGASLENGIPVMLQIQPVQIKQESSTSPNSQGPAQENIKIAQLLVNIQGQTFALVPQIVQSSNLNLPSKFVRIAPVPIAAKPIGPGGMIQGQTGIIMGQKFQKNPAAELIKMHKCSFPGCTKMYTKSSHLKAHLRRHTGEKPFACTWPGCGWRFSRSDELSRHRRSHSGVKPYQCPVCEKKFARSDHLSKHVKVHRFPRSSRSVRSVN; encoded by the exons atgcagccagccctgcatgGTGCTGGGAGGGAAACGGAAAGGATTTGGCCTCATGAAGTGAAAGCAGCTCGAAAAGCAGAACTGGGGCACGCACTGTTATATTTGCAC GCCGATTGGCGGAGGAGTTCAG GCTCTCACCTGAACCTTCGCTGCGTGGTGTATGCTGCTGGGATACCTGTAAGAGCTCGCCCAGGAATGGTGGATCACCTGGTGCCTACTGATGAGTCCTTTTCATCTACAAGGACTTCTCTGGGATACTTTAGGGACATGACAGCAGGGGTGAGGTCCTACCAAATGTTGCCCTCTCCTCTGTCAGAAGATGACAGCGACTCGTCcagcttttgttcttgttccAGCCCGGAATCCCAGGTACTCAGCTCCAGCTATGGAAGCACATCCAGTGCGGAGAGTCAGGACAGCATCTTAGACTACTTGCTGTCCCAGGCATCCTTGGGGAACACCGCTGCATCATGGTGGGACAAAAGGAGACTTCAGCCCATAGTGAAAGAGGAGTATTTTAGGTTGCCTGAATTCGCTGTGGATATGGAAGACTCTGGACCATTTCAGCCCACGCTTGAGGAAATCGAGgaatttctggaagaaaacatggaGCTGGAGCTCAAAGAAAGACCTAAAAGTGAGACCAAGGACTTGAGAGCTTGCAGCCAAGTTTCTGTTGCTTCACTACAGCAAAAAGACCATGTGTTACCCAGTGCTACTTTAAAAGAGAGTAAAAATGAACAGTTGAACAGCTCAACAGAAGGTGGCCAAGCTTCAAATGGAGGAGCATCCCTGGAGAATGGCATACCAGTTATGCTCCAAATTCAGCCTGTACAGATCAAACAGGAGTCCAGCACAAGCCCTAATTCCCAAGGACCAGCACAGGAGAACATTAAAATTGCACAGCTCCTAGTCAACATCCAAGGACAGACATTTGCCCTTGTGCCCCAGATAGTTCAGTCATCCAATTTGAACTTGCCCTCTAAATTTGTTCGCATTGCTCCCGTCCCCATCGCCGCCAAGCCAATTGGGCCAGGAGGCATGATCCAGGGTCAGACGGGAATCATCATGGGTCAGAAATTTCAAAAGAACCCTGCAGCAGAACTCATTAAAATGCACAAATGTTCTTTCCCTGGTTGTACCAAGATGTACACGAAAAGCAGCCATTTGAAAGCCCACCTGAGGAGGCATACAGGAGAAAAGCCTTTTGCTTGCACGTGGCCAGGTTGTGGATGGAG GTTCTCCAGGTCGGATGAGCTGTCTCGGCACCGGCGCTCCCACTCGGGGGTGAAACCCTATCAGTGTCCCGTCTGCGAGAAGAAATTTGCTCGAAGCGACCACTTGTCCAAACACGTCAAGGTGCATCGGTTCCCGCGAAGCAGCCGCTCCGTGCGCTCCGTCAACTGA